One Physeter macrocephalus isolate SW-GA chromosome 10, ASM283717v5, whole genome shotgun sequence DNA window includes the following coding sequences:
- the LOC102988802 gene encoding L-lactate dehydrogenase A-like 6B, with protein MSWAVGMLRASQRLGAVRANCLCPGMVLSPRQPAGIARRGAWPIAPASKMATVKCELMKNFPSEEPVCCNKISIVGTGSVGMACAISILLKGLSDELALVDVDGGRLKGETVDLQHGSPFVKMPNIISSKVDILTYVAWKLSEFPQNRIIGSGCNLDTARFRFLIGQRLGIHSESCHGWILGEHGDSSVPVWSGVNIAGVPLKDLNVDIGTDQDPEQWKNVHKDVVASAYEIIKMKGYTSWAIGLSVADLTESIVKNLRRVHPVSTRIKGLYGINEEVFLSVPCILGGSGITDLIKVKLAPEEEAHLQKSAKTIWEIQKELKF; from the exons ATGAGCTGGGCTGTGGGAATGCTGCGGGCCAGCCAGAGACTGGGCGCTGTGAGAGCGAATTGCCTGTGCCCGGGAATGGTGCTGAGTCCCCGCCAGCCGGCAGGCATCGCCCGCAGGGGCGCCTGGCCCATCGCCCCCGCGTCCAAGATGGCTACGGTCAAGTGTGAGCTTATGAAGAATTTCCCCTCAGAGGAGCCCGTTTGTTGCAATAAGATCTCCATTGTAGGAACTGGATCGGTTGGCATGGCCTGTGCTATCAGCATCCTGTTAAAAGGCTTGAGTGACGAACTTGCCTTGGTGGATGTTGATGGAGGCAGACTGAAGGGTGAGACAGTGGATCTTCAGCATGGCAGCCCTTTCGTGAAAATGCCCAATATTATTTCCAGCAA AGTGGATATCTTAACTTACGTAGCCTGGAAGTTGAGTGAATTTCCCCAAAACCGTATTATTGGAAGTGGTTGTAATCTGGACACTGCCCGTTTCCGTTTCTTGATCGGGCAGAGGCTTGGTATCCATTCTGAAAGCTGTCATGGGTGGATCCTTGGAGAGCATGGAGACTCAAGTGTTCCTGTGTGGAGTGGAGTGAACATCGCTGGTGTCCCTCTGAAGGATCTGAACGTAGATATAGGAACTGATCAAGATCCTGAGCAGTGGAAAAATGTGCACAAAGATGTGGTTGCTAGTGCCTATGAGATTATTAAAATGAAAGGTTATACTTCTTGGGCCATTGGCCTGTCTGTAGCTGACTTAACAGAAAGTATTGTGAAGAATCTTAGGAGAGTGCATCCAGTTTCCACCAGAATTAAGGGTCTCTATGGAATAAATGAAGAAGTATTCCTCAGTGTTCCTTGTATCCTGGGAGGGAGTGGTATTACCGACCTTATAAAAGTAAAGTTGGCCCCTGAAGAAGAGGCCCATCTGCAGAAGAGTGCAAAAACAATCTGGGAAATTCAAAAGGAGCTTAAgttttaa